In the genome of Croceimicrobium hydrocarbonivorans, one region contains:
- a CDS encoding DUF1573 domain-containing protein, with amino-acid sequence MRQLITTLAVAFFGFTAMAQEQPENPNAATIDFETEVVDYGTVEKGANGEREFKFTNNGKEPLIITSARGSCGCTVPSWPKEPIAPGESAVIKVKYDTQRVGPINKSVTVNSNSKTPVKVLRIKGKVVKPEEVKTTPEKEKSTMMAK; translated from the coding sequence ATGAGACAACTAATCACTACCCTAGCTGTAGCATTCTTTGGATTCACGGCCATGGCCCAAGAACAGCCTGAGAATCCTAACGCTGCAACCATCGATTTTGAAACCGAGGTTGTAGATTACGGAACCGTTGAAAAAGGTGCTAATGGCGAGCGTGAATTTAAGTTTACCAACAATGGTAAAGAACCCTTAATCATTACCAGTGCTCGTGGATCCTGCGGATGTACCGTACCAAGCTGGCCTAAAGAGCCTATCGCTCCAGGTGAGTCTGCGGTTATTAAGGTGAAGTACGACACTCAGCGTGTAGGTCCTATTAACAAATCAGTAACCGTTAATTCCAATTCCAAAACTCCGGTTAAGGTTTTGCGTATTAAAGGTAAAGTAGTGAAGCCCGAAGAGGTGAAAACTACTCCTGAGAAGGAAAAAAGCACGATGATGGCTAAATAA